The Oscarella lobularis chromosome 9, ooOscLobu1.1, whole genome shotgun sequence genome includes a window with the following:
- the LOC136191447 gene encoding putative leucine-rich repeat-containing protein DDB_G0281931: protein MPRGYVCFHVGNNGEYRCTQCDVGTKSQQYKIQYLPDSSKCINCSAGGYYQDRAGAYTCQKCVNGTFVRPSSAPGKTAADCNVCPAGTNTTIHAGYRACSCLPNFSRTDRFGPCQSCDASLGMQCDDDYLSVLPGFWWSWHGWDESDNASSSDENLYVEFVKTLTIRDDTYSKTLTKFTLPLPKINPCPIIESCTSTVTRRISRNAMCAEGYQGTLCGQCRDNYYTWFQRCKKCPEKWRTALQLFFLVVLLGVLAAVLYAIDRLRNSRDDLMDQISSALKIIVGFVQVMSAVFDVLSYVPWPRALLSIGHFMKLLELNIIAVVTPTCLNKNLRFNALMIPIFKFACQLALLLSIWAYYKARRRYVISCSRDRDAVETKISKSRTSCMRNSWWILFISYPSTAASIMATFPYKDWTCMKVCLREANSTGNASNGTENGEDCRWLLKEDYSVVCNYSMSTALWILCWALLAYVIVLPALLFVGLEVRRRKTLPDAILKKYAFVSDFVKSLRFLDSNYKSEYWYWEVVEIGRKFLLTVGMGFFGRQSHSGIALAMLLATLFLVLHAQLKPIKRSFGHWLQLIALSVISINLMMGTLVLLSFTDEQDPGYNSLVDQKAFSAIVIAANSVFLLFVAGRVLTVIVTLGKKFVKSERWKNRRLCSFKKAGAYDSDGERSGLLNSS from the exons ATGCCAAGAGGATACGTCTGCTTTCATGTAGGCAACAACGGTGAGTACAGATGCACCCAGTGCGACGTAGGAACAAAATCTCAACAATATAAGATTCAATATCTTCCTGATTCTTCAAAATGCATCAATTGCTCAGCCG ggGGGTATTACCAAGACAGAGCGGGCGCATACACATGTCAAAAATGTGTCAACGGGACGTTTGTCAGACCATCGTCTGCTCCCGGAAAAACGGCCGCTGACTGCAACGTATGCCCCGCAGGCACAAACACGACAATCCACGCCGGATATCGAGCGTGCAGCTGCCTACCGAATTTCTCTCGCACGGACCGCTTTGGGCCATGCCAAAGCTGCGACGCCAGCTTAGGCATgcaatgcgacgacgattaccTAAGCGTCTTGCCCGGGTTTTGGTGGAGCTGGCACGGTTGGGATGAAAGCGACAACGCGAGCAGCAGTGATGAAAACCTCTACGTCGAATTCGTGAAAACTCTTACAATTAGGGACGATACCTATAGTAAAACGTTGACCAAGTTTACGCTTCCCTTGCCGAAAATTAATCCGTGTCCTATTATCGAAAGTTGCACGTCGACGGTGACTAGACGAATAAGTCGCAACGCTATGTGCGCCGAAGGGTATCAGGGAACGCTGTGCGGTCAATGCAGGGACAACTATTACACGTGGTTCCAACGATGCAAAAAGTGTCCTGAAAAATGGCGAACGGCTCTACAACTCTTCTTTCTAGTCGTTCTACTCGGCGTCCTAGCCGCCGTTCTCTACGCCATCGATCGACTGAGAAATAGTCGCGACGATCTGATGGATCAAATCAGCTCCGCTTTGAAAATTATCGTCGGTTTTGTTCAGGTTATGTCCGCCGTGTTCGACGTTCTCTCCTACGTGCCCTGGCCACGCGCTCTCCTATCGATTGGACATTTTATGAAGCTACTGGAACTGAATATAATCGCCGTCGTGACGCCGACGTGTCTGAACAAGAACCTTCGATTCAACGCTCTGATGATTCCAATATTTAAATTCGCGTGTCAACTCGCTTTGCTCCTGTCGATCTGGGCCTACTACAAGGCGCGACGCCGATACGTTATATCGTGTAGTCGAGATCGAGACGCTGTCGAGACGAAGATCTCCaagtcgagaacgtcgtgtATGAGAAACAGTTGGTGgatattatttattagttaTCCGTCAACGGCTGCTTCTATAATGGCGACGTTTCCCTATAAAGACTGGACGTGCATGAAAGTGTGTCTGAGAgaagcgaattcgacggGAAACGCTTCGAATGGAACGGAAAATGGCGAAGACTGCAGGTGGCTACTAAAGGAGGACTATAGTGTCGTGTGCAATTATTCAATGTCCACTGCCTTGTGGATCCTTTGCTGGGCACTGTTAGCGTATGTTATTGTACTGCCTGCCCTACTTTTTGTTGGGTTAGAGGTTCGACGGCGTAAGACGCTTCCTGACGcgattttgaagaagtaCGCGTTCGTTAGCGATTTCGTGAAGAGCCTTCGATTTCTCGACAGTAATTACAAAAGCGAATATTGGTATTGGGAAGTGGTGGAAATTGGACGAAAATTTCTTCTCACCGTTGGCATGGGTTTCTTCGGACGTCAAAGCCATTCGGGAATCGCACTGGCTATGTTACTCGCTACTCTATTCCTCGTTCTGCACGCCCAGTTGAAACCCATCAAGCGTAGCTTTGGACATTGGCTGCAGCTAATCGCTCTCAGCGTTATTTCGATTAATCTAATGATGGGGACCCTGGTTCTGCTCTCGTTCACTGACGAACAAGATCCTGGTTACAATAGTCTCGTTGATCAGAAGGCCTTTAGTGCTATCGTTATTGCTGCCAATagcgtctttcttctcttcgttgcAG GGCGGGTTTTGACTGTTATTGTTACACTGGGGAAAAAGTTCGTCAAGTCTGAACGTTGGAAAAAT CGGCGCCTTTGTTCGTTCAAGAAGGCGGGGGCCTATGATAGTGACGGGGAACGTTCGGGACTTCTCAATTCATCGTAG
- the LOC136191182 gene encoding uncharacterized protein → MKPCADLGKELQYFNVTVSNWPIQPGSQIVSLNVTLQPTTNLTDLSTSIDAFCVMASSDETIHCAVTDNLCGTDDPSLWENKICPIPAFKPTTYAWQYGNEDVEEALSTVVSGNATVKIISFDKKILACARLTLTKNTKRDFSPANAYAKKTKRLFRSLGQCG, encoded by the exons ATGAAGCCGTGCG cCGATCTGGGGAAAGAACTCCAGTACTTCAACGTTACTGTCAGTAACTGGCCAATTCAGCCGGGCTCTCAAATCGTTTCGCTGAACGTTACTCTACAGCCAA CAACAAATCTAACCGACCTAAGTACATCTATAGACGCCTTTTGCGTCATGGCGTCTTCTGATGAGACTATTCATTGCGCCGTGACCGATAACCTGTGCGGAACCGACGATCCGAGCCTTTGGGAAAACAAGATTTGCCCTATTCCAGCGTTTA AACCTACAACTTATGCATGGCAATACGGCAATGAAGACGTAGAAGAAGCGCTTAGCACTGTT GTAAGCGGAAACGCTACTGTCAAAATCATAAGCTTTGACAAGAAAATTCTCGCTTGTGCGAGACTCACCTTGACCAAAAACACCAAAAGAGATTTCTCTCCGGCAAATGCTTATgcgaagaagacaaagagacTCTTTCGTTCTTTGGGACAGTGTGGGTGA
- the LOC136191188 gene encoding uncharacterized protein isoform X2, with protein MWELPLGTSLCSPSGVMSRIASVLSFVCLLLAISTNCIHYNETLSFDVFKNCKCTPVNDGYFDVNCTARLPKLGGSLPPNWAFPANMLSFDFSNNEITSVDADYFLRFKSLYMMLGTRNKLRKAFSIPPTLQSLDLSFNPLLSDVSDMFNTAIPHHSFQLTRLYITNCNLTTLPSGFLKDLPVLDKIYLKVNKIYAIEAGAFQNLSSVTEINMMENHLTVLSAASFVSVGSCSNLLALRLDTNHLTELPRNVLKLDCLGQFLAGSNKISKVAPDAFASLPLLQNINLSLNKITKLGPGTFNHSTHFMGIDLSGNHLEMIDGLPFANGTTVSVASFLNNRLTTVEPSLFDRVMFVQKLDLSGNKLTSLPETFSKQTKLHYFFCMFNSLRIIQASNFSSLSQLETLNLIHNNISRIESKSFASLKKIKTIYLQENPTSNVTQDALFLSNETTFVTIFLNCTNLKVIPTSQPGARLHCVGKTSIANFSLNAAGAYYLMPRGYVCFHVGNNGENSFEYRCTQCDVGTISREYQIQFHPDSSKCINCPAGGYYQDRAGAYTYQKCVNGTFVSPSSAPGKTAADCNVCPAGTNTTIHAGYRACSCLANFSRTDRFGPCQSCDASLGMQCDDDYLSVLPGFWWSWHGWDESENASSSDENLYVEFVKSLTIRDDTYSKTLTKFTLPLPRINPCPINESCTSTVTRRISRTAMCAEGYEGTLCGQCSDNYYTWFQRCKKCPEKWRTALQLFFLVVLLGVLAAVLYAIDRLRNSRDDLMDQISSALKIIVGFVQVMSAVFDVLSYVPWPRALLSIGHFMKLLELNIIAVATPMCLNKNLRFNALMIPIFKFACQLALLLSIWAYYKARRRYVISCSRDRDAVETKISKSRTSCMRNSWWILFISYPSTAASIMATFPYKDWTCVKVCLREANSTGNASNGTENGEDCRWLLKEDYSVVCNYSMSTALWILCWALLAYVIILPALLFVGLEVRRRKTLPDAILKKYAFVSDFVKSLRFLDSNYKSEYWYWEVVEIGRKFFLTVGMGFFGRQSHSGIALAMLLATLFLVLHAQLKPIKRSFGHWLQLIALGVILINLMMGTLVLLSFTDEQDPGYNSLVDQKAFSAIVIAANSVFLLFVAGRVLTVIFTLGKKFVESEHWKNRRRCSFKKAAAYDSDGERSGLLNSSSSNNWNKALLELFTLQESIIFMRLTLGDGT; from the exons ATGTGGGAGCTCCCTTTGGGAACTTCCCTTTGCTCAC CTAGCGGTGTTATGAGTCGAATTGCGTCAGTACTGAGCTTCGTCTGCTTGCTATTGGCTATTTCGACCAACTGTATCCATTACAATGAGACGTTGAGTTTTGATGTGTTCAAAAACTGCAAATGCACCCCAGTCAATGACGGTtactttgacgtcaattgtACGGCTCGGCTTCCCAAACTGGGAGGCTCGTTGCCTCCCAATTGGGCGTTTCCTGCGAACATGCTTTCCTT TGATTTCAGCAACAACGAAATTACGTCTGTCGATGCAGattattttcttcgtttcaaAAGCCTATATATGAT GCTCGGAACCAGAAACAAATTAAGAAAAGCCTTTTCAATTCCACCGACTCTGCAGAGCCT AGACCTAAGTTTTAATCCTTTGCTGTCTGACGTAAGCGACATGTTCAATACAGCAATTCCGCATCATTCGTTTCAATTGACCAGGCT ATATATCACGAACTGCAATCTGACAACGCTGCCATCAGGATTCTTAAAAGATCTGCCCGTTCTTGATAAAAT aTACCTCAAAGTCAACAAAATTTATGCTATAGAGGCAGGGGCGTTTCAGAATCTATCCTCCGTCACCGAAAT TAATATGATGGAGAACCATCTGACTGTTTTGTCGGCTGCTTCATTTGTTAGTGTCGGATCGTGCTCAAACTTACTGGCTTT GCGATTGGATACGAACCACCTTACTGAATTGCCCAGAAATGTGCTCAAACTTGACTGCTTGGGCCAATT CTTAGCCGGAAGCAACAAGATATCGAAAGTTGCTCCAGACGCATTTGCGTCTCTGCCGCTGCTGCAAAATAT TAATCTTAGtctaaataaaattacaaagcTAGGTCCAGGAACGTTCAACCATTCTACACATTTTATGGGAAT agatcTGTCAGGCAACCATCTTGAAATGATCGATGGGCTGCCGTTTGCTAACGGGACCACCGTCAGCGTAGC GAGCTTTCTCAACAATCGCCTGACAACTGTTGAGCCGTCTCTGTTCGATCGAGTTATGTTCGTTCAAAAGCT AGATCTTTCCGGAAACAAATTGACAAGTCTTCCGGAAACGTTTTCTAAGCAGACGAAACTTCATTACTT TTTCTGTATGTTCAATAGTCTGAGAATAATTCAAGCTTCAAACTTTAGTAGCCTTTCTCAACTAGAGACACT TAATCTCATACACAACAACATTTCAAGGATTGAAAGCAAATCTTTTGCCTCGttaaagaaaatcaaaacaat atACTTGCAAGAAAATCCAACGTCCAACGTGACTCAAGATGCTCTGTTTCTTTCAAATGAGACTACTTTCGTTACAAT ATTTTTAAACTGCACAAACTTAAAAGTGATTCCTACGTCTCAGCCCGGAGCTCGTTT GCACTGCGTTGGAAAAACCAGCATTGCAAATTTCTCATTAAATGCAGCGGGAGCATATTATCTCATGCCAAGAGGATACGTCTGCTTTCATGTAGGCAACAACGGTGAGAACAGTTTTGAGTACAGATGCACCCAGTGCGACGTAGGAACAATATCTCGAGAATATCAGATTCAATTTCATCCTGATTCTTCAAAATGCATCAATTGCCCAGCCG GGGGGTATTACCAAGACAGAGCGGGCGCATACACGTATCAAAAATGTGTCAACGGGACGTTCGTCAGCCCATCATCTGCCCCCGGAAAAACAGCCGCTGACTGCAACGTATGCCCCGCAGGCACAAACACGACAATCCACGCCGGATATCGCGCGTGCAGCTGCCTAGCGAATTTCTCTCGCACTGACCGCTTTGGGCCGTGCCAAAGCTGCGACGCCAGCTTAGGCATgcaatgcgacgacgattaccTAAGCGTCTTGCCCGGGTTTTGGTGGAGCTGGCACGGTTGGGATGAAAGCGAGAACGCGAGCAGTAGCGATGAAAATCTCTACGTCGAATTCGTGAAAAGTCTTACAATTAGAGACGATACCTATAGTAAAACGTTGACCAAGTTTACGCTTCCCTTGCCGAGGATTAATCCGTGCCCTATTAACGAAAGTTGCACGTCGACGGTGACTAGACGAATAAGTCGCACTGCTATGTGCGCCGAAGGGTACGAGGGAACGCTGTGCGGTCAATGCAGCGACAATTATTACACGTGGTTCCAGCGATGCAAAAAGTGTCCTGAAAAATGGCGAACGGCTCTACAACTCTTCTTTCTAGTCGTTCTACTCGGCGTCCTAGCCGCCGTTCTCTACGCCATCGATCGACTGAGAAATAGTCGCGACGATCTGATGGATCAAATCAGCTCCGCTTTGAAAATTATCGTCGGTTTTGTTCAGGTTATGTCCGCCGTGTTCGACGTTCTCTCCTACGTGCCCTGGCCACGCGCTCTCCTATCGATTGGACATTTTATGAAGCTACTCGAACTGAATataatcgccgtcgcgacgccgaTGTGTCTGAACAAGAACCTTCGATTCAACGCTCTGATGATTCCAATATTTAAATTCGCGTGTCAACTCGCTTTGCTCCTGTCGATCTGGGCCTACTACAAGGCGCGACGCCGGTACGTTATTTCGTGTAGCCGAGATCGAGACGCTGTCGAGACGAAGATCTCCaagtcgagaacgtcgtgtATGAGAAACAGTTGGTGgatattatttattagttaTCCGTCAACGGCTGCTTCTATAATGGCGACGTTTCCCTATAAAGACTGGACGTGCGTGAAAGTGTGTCTGAGAgaagcgaattcgacggGAAACGCTTCGAATGGAACGGAAAATGGCGAAGACTGCAGGTGGCTACTAAAGGAGGACTATAGTGTCGTGTGCAATTATTCAATGTCCACTGCCTTGTGGATCCTTTGCTGGGCACTGCTAGCCTATGTTATTATACTGCCTGCCCTACTTTTTGTTGGGTTAGAGGTTCGACGGCGTAAGACGCTTCCTGACGcgattttgaagaagtaCGCGTTCGTTAGCGATTTCGTGAAGAGCCTTCGATTTCTCGACAGTAATTACAAAAGCGAATATTGGTATTGGGAAGTGGTGGAAATTGGACGAAAATTCTTTCTCACCGTTGGCATGGGTTTCTTCGGACGTCAAAGTCATTCGGGAATTGCACTGGCCATGTTACTCGCTACTCTATTCCTCGTTCTTCACGCCCAGTTGAAACCCATCAAGCGTAGTTTTGGACATTGGCTGCAGCTAATCGCTCTCGGCGTTATTTTGATTAATCTAATGATGGGGACCCTGGTTCTGCTCTCGTTCACTGACGAACAAGATCCTGGTTACAATAGTCTCGTTGATCAGAAAGCCTTTAGTGCTATCGTTATTGCTGCCAATagcgtctttcttctcttcgttgcAG GGCGGGTTTTGACTGTTATTTTTACACTGGGGAAAAAGTTCGTCGAGTCTGAACATTGGAAAAATCGGCGCCGTTGTTCGTTCAAGAAGGCGGCGGCCTATGATAGTGACGGAGAACGTTCGGGACTTCTCAATTCATC GTCCTCTAATAATTGGAACAAGGCTTTGTTGGAATTGTTTACATTACAGGAGAGCATCATCTTCATGCGGCTGACTCTAGGCGACGGTACCTAA
- the LOC136191188 gene encoding uncharacterized protein isoform X1 — translation MWELPLGTSLCSPSGVMSRIASVLSFVCLLLAISTNCIHYNETLSFDVFKNCKCTPVNDGYFDVNCTARLPKLGGSLPPNWAFPANMLSFDFSNNEITSVDADYFLRFKSLYMMLGTRNKLRKAFSIPPTLQSLDLSFNPLLSDVSDMFNTAIPHHSFQLTRLYITNCNLTTLPSGFLKDLPVLDKIYLKVNKIYAIEAGAFQNLSSVTEINMMENHLTVLSAASFVSVGSCSNLLALRLDTNHLTELPRNVLKLDCLGQFSLSLAGSNKISKVAPDAFASLPLLQNINLSLNKITKLGPGTFNHSTHFMGIDLSGNHLEMIDGLPFANGTTVSVASFLNNRLTTVEPSLFDRVMFVQKLDLSGNKLTSLPETFSKQTKLHYFFCMFNSLRIIQASNFSSLSQLETLNLIHNNISRIESKSFASLKKIKTIYLQENPTSNVTQDALFLSNETTFVTIFLNCTNLKVIPTSQPGARLHCVGKTSIANFSLNAAGAYYLMPRGYVCFHVGNNGENSFEYRCTQCDVGTISREYQIQFHPDSSKCINCPAGGYYQDRAGAYTYQKCVNGTFVSPSSAPGKTAADCNVCPAGTNTTIHAGYRACSCLANFSRTDRFGPCQSCDASLGMQCDDDYLSVLPGFWWSWHGWDESENASSSDENLYVEFVKSLTIRDDTYSKTLTKFTLPLPRINPCPINESCTSTVTRRISRTAMCAEGYEGTLCGQCSDNYYTWFQRCKKCPEKWRTALQLFFLVVLLGVLAAVLYAIDRLRNSRDDLMDQISSALKIIVGFVQVMSAVFDVLSYVPWPRALLSIGHFMKLLELNIIAVATPMCLNKNLRFNALMIPIFKFACQLALLLSIWAYYKARRRYVISCSRDRDAVETKISKSRTSCMRNSWWILFISYPSTAASIMATFPYKDWTCVKVCLREANSTGNASNGTENGEDCRWLLKEDYSVVCNYSMSTALWILCWALLAYVIILPALLFVGLEVRRRKTLPDAILKKYAFVSDFVKSLRFLDSNYKSEYWYWEVVEIGRKFFLTVGMGFFGRQSHSGIALAMLLATLFLVLHAQLKPIKRSFGHWLQLIALGVILINLMMGTLVLLSFTDEQDPGYNSLVDQKAFSAIVIAANSVFLLFVAGRVLTVIFTLGKKFVESEHWKNRRRCSFKKAAAYDSDGERSGLLNSSSSNNWNKALLELFTLQESIIFMRLTLGDGT, via the exons ATGTGGGAGCTCCCTTTGGGAACTTCCCTTTGCTCAC CTAGCGGTGTTATGAGTCGAATTGCGTCAGTACTGAGCTTCGTCTGCTTGCTATTGGCTATTTCGACCAACTGTATCCATTACAATGAGACGTTGAGTTTTGATGTGTTCAAAAACTGCAAATGCACCCCAGTCAATGACGGTtactttgacgtcaattgtACGGCTCGGCTTCCCAAACTGGGAGGCTCGTTGCCTCCCAATTGGGCGTTTCCTGCGAACATGCTTTCCTT TGATTTCAGCAACAACGAAATTACGTCTGTCGATGCAGattattttcttcgtttcaaAAGCCTATATATGAT GCTCGGAACCAGAAACAAATTAAGAAAAGCCTTTTCAATTCCACCGACTCTGCAGAGCCT AGACCTAAGTTTTAATCCTTTGCTGTCTGACGTAAGCGACATGTTCAATACAGCAATTCCGCATCATTCGTTTCAATTGACCAGGCT ATATATCACGAACTGCAATCTGACAACGCTGCCATCAGGATTCTTAAAAGATCTGCCCGTTCTTGATAAAAT aTACCTCAAAGTCAACAAAATTTATGCTATAGAGGCAGGGGCGTTTCAGAATCTATCCTCCGTCACCGAAAT TAATATGATGGAGAACCATCTGACTGTTTTGTCGGCTGCTTCATTTGTTAGTGTCGGATCGTGCTCAAACTTACTGGCTTT GCGATTGGATACGAACCACCTTACTGAATTGCCCAGAAATGTGCTCAAACTTGACTGCTTGGGCCAATT TTCTCTCAGCTTAGCCGGAAGCAACAAGATATCGAAAGTTGCTCCAGACGCATTTGCGTCTCTGCCGCTGCTGCAAAATAT TAATCTTAGtctaaataaaattacaaagcTAGGTCCAGGAACGTTCAACCATTCTACACATTTTATGGGAAT agatcTGTCAGGCAACCATCTTGAAATGATCGATGGGCTGCCGTTTGCTAACGGGACCACCGTCAGCGTAGC GAGCTTTCTCAACAATCGCCTGACAACTGTTGAGCCGTCTCTGTTCGATCGAGTTATGTTCGTTCAAAAGCT AGATCTTTCCGGAAACAAATTGACAAGTCTTCCGGAAACGTTTTCTAAGCAGACGAAACTTCATTACTT TTTCTGTATGTTCAATAGTCTGAGAATAATTCAAGCTTCAAACTTTAGTAGCCTTTCTCAACTAGAGACACT TAATCTCATACACAACAACATTTCAAGGATTGAAAGCAAATCTTTTGCCTCGttaaagaaaatcaaaacaat atACTTGCAAGAAAATCCAACGTCCAACGTGACTCAAGATGCTCTGTTTCTTTCAAATGAGACTACTTTCGTTACAAT ATTTTTAAACTGCACAAACTTAAAAGTGATTCCTACGTCTCAGCCCGGAGCTCGTTT GCACTGCGTTGGAAAAACCAGCATTGCAAATTTCTCATTAAATGCAGCGGGAGCATATTATCTCATGCCAAGAGGATACGTCTGCTTTCATGTAGGCAACAACGGTGAGAACAGTTTTGAGTACAGATGCACCCAGTGCGACGTAGGAACAATATCTCGAGAATATCAGATTCAATTTCATCCTGATTCTTCAAAATGCATCAATTGCCCAGCCG GGGGGTATTACCAAGACAGAGCGGGCGCATACACGTATCAAAAATGTGTCAACGGGACGTTCGTCAGCCCATCATCTGCCCCCGGAAAAACAGCCGCTGACTGCAACGTATGCCCCGCAGGCACAAACACGACAATCCACGCCGGATATCGCGCGTGCAGCTGCCTAGCGAATTTCTCTCGCACTGACCGCTTTGGGCCGTGCCAAAGCTGCGACGCCAGCTTAGGCATgcaatgcgacgacgattaccTAAGCGTCTTGCCCGGGTTTTGGTGGAGCTGGCACGGTTGGGATGAAAGCGAGAACGCGAGCAGTAGCGATGAAAATCTCTACGTCGAATTCGTGAAAAGTCTTACAATTAGAGACGATACCTATAGTAAAACGTTGACCAAGTTTACGCTTCCCTTGCCGAGGATTAATCCGTGCCCTATTAACGAAAGTTGCACGTCGACGGTGACTAGACGAATAAGTCGCACTGCTATGTGCGCCGAAGGGTACGAGGGAACGCTGTGCGGTCAATGCAGCGACAATTATTACACGTGGTTCCAGCGATGCAAAAAGTGTCCTGAAAAATGGCGAACGGCTCTACAACTCTTCTTTCTAGTCGTTCTACTCGGCGTCCTAGCCGCCGTTCTCTACGCCATCGATCGACTGAGAAATAGTCGCGACGATCTGATGGATCAAATCAGCTCCGCTTTGAAAATTATCGTCGGTTTTGTTCAGGTTATGTCCGCCGTGTTCGACGTTCTCTCCTACGTGCCCTGGCCACGCGCTCTCCTATCGATTGGACATTTTATGAAGCTACTCGAACTGAATataatcgccgtcgcgacgccgaTGTGTCTGAACAAGAACCTTCGATTCAACGCTCTGATGATTCCAATATTTAAATTCGCGTGTCAACTCGCTTTGCTCCTGTCGATCTGGGCCTACTACAAGGCGCGACGCCGGTACGTTATTTCGTGTAGCCGAGATCGAGACGCTGTCGAGACGAAGATCTCCaagtcgagaacgtcgtgtATGAGAAACAGTTGGTGgatattatttattagttaTCCGTCAACGGCTGCTTCTATAATGGCGACGTTTCCCTATAAAGACTGGACGTGCGTGAAAGTGTGTCTGAGAgaagcgaattcgacggGAAACGCTTCGAATGGAACGGAAAATGGCGAAGACTGCAGGTGGCTACTAAAGGAGGACTATAGTGTCGTGTGCAATTATTCAATGTCCACTGCCTTGTGGATCCTTTGCTGGGCACTGCTAGCCTATGTTATTATACTGCCTGCCCTACTTTTTGTTGGGTTAGAGGTTCGACGGCGTAAGACGCTTCCTGACGcgattttgaagaagtaCGCGTTCGTTAGCGATTTCGTGAAGAGCCTTCGATTTCTCGACAGTAATTACAAAAGCGAATATTGGTATTGGGAAGTGGTGGAAATTGGACGAAAATTCTTTCTCACCGTTGGCATGGGTTTCTTCGGACGTCAAAGTCATTCGGGAATTGCACTGGCCATGTTACTCGCTACTCTATTCCTCGTTCTTCACGCCCAGTTGAAACCCATCAAGCGTAGTTTTGGACATTGGCTGCAGCTAATCGCTCTCGGCGTTATTTTGATTAATCTAATGATGGGGACCCTGGTTCTGCTCTCGTTCACTGACGAACAAGATCCTGGTTACAATAGTCTCGTTGATCAGAAAGCCTTTAGTGCTATCGTTATTGCTGCCAATagcgtctttcttctcttcgttgcAG GGCGGGTTTTGACTGTTATTTTTACACTGGGGAAAAAGTTCGTCGAGTCTGAACATTGGAAAAATCGGCGCCGTTGTTCGTTCAAGAAGGCGGCGGCCTATGATAGTGACGGAGAACGTTCGGGACTTCTCAATTCATC GTCCTCTAATAATTGGAACAAGGCTTTGTTGGAATTGTTTACATTACAGGAGAGCATCATCTTCATGCGGCTGACTCTAGGCGACGGTACCTAA